The genomic stretch ATTTCTCAGCCTAGAGAAATTCTGCCAGAGGTAGTGACTTTTATTTGATGTGGGTGTTGTACTGCTGTTGCTTTCAGAGTCAGGATGTGGGGGTGAAAACTCTGTCCGTGCTGGATCAGCAGGGTGGTAGGTAGTCATACACCCACCACTCTATTGTTATCTTCATATTGCATTCTTTGATGGGTGTGACCTGTCCTGTCCAGAGTTAAGTTTGATGTGTGGCCATTGTGCCTGTTACCCACGGTGGTTCCATTATGTTTATCACTGTTAAAGTGATGAGTAAATGACTGAAATCATtagtattttaaatttcatcaacatttctgtacttcagaaaataattgtaatCTGGATATTGTATCACAAGTGTCAGGTGTAGCATAGCATCAGAAGAGAATTGCTGTAATTATCCGAGAATTGTTGCTGCATCAGAAAAAATGGTGCTTGCACTTGTTTAAAGAAACATCCATCTCAAAAAGTGTTAAGAGCCGAGCATTAGGAAAAGATTTCCTCCCTATACCTCCAGCCTGCTGTGCCGAATGAAGTATGTGCACTGTGTGCATTCATGACTGCACGCCCTCTTTTTCTCATGCATTCATGTATGCACCTTCTCAGAAACATGCACTGGCATGTGTGTGCAAGGATGCTTTTGTGCACATGCATAGATTATATGCttgcattttctctttctcacactcacaaattttctcacacacatatttacatatttgcAGTATTGCTACTTGTTATTACTAGCGAAGCAGCAATCACACTTCTGATGACGATGTCTTTAATGCTTTGGCTTCTTGTATGCTTGACATACTTGTATTCTTTATCATATATGCTTCCCCTTAATACTGCCGATTAAAAACAGCGTGCTGTATGCAGGCATCGTGGTACAATTCTAGGATTTTAATTGGATAAATTTGATGAATAAACtgagcataaaaaaaaacaaaataagaccTGATAGGTTTCTTTTTGCAAGGCACGTAAGATAGCATTTATATATGCATTCACCAGAAATTGTTCCAACAGTCTTTTGCATGGTTGATTTAACAGTTAAGataagtgtttatattttattcctttgtttgcTTTGGTCATTGTATGTAAATCTTTGGTCTTCATTTTTCTTGCCTtgcattattgttttcttataatttcttattattttgatttgaCGTTTTAGTTGAAACATTAATGGACAAATTATTGCAGTATGTTGttaactaataataatttataacagTACAGTTACTGCTAATTTCTTTACACCAAGaaagttctttctctgaatATTTATCAGAATATTCTAGTTCTGTCAAATACAAAAGTGAAGGGTTGAATTAATCTGCAGTCACAATTCCCTTGTTTTGAGAGAATAATTGTACATGTTatgacaaaaaaatttagttttcatATGTAAATATGTCAGTATGTTGATGTTGGTGCTGAAATGAAGTTTGAAtggagggggaggaaggggtgggatCATTTATAGATATTGCTTAAAAAACTGTGGTAGAAAGCTACTTATGACATAATtggtttttgtatttaaaagttTCAATTATGTAGATGTAAatgctttctgtttgtgttaAAGGGTTTGTATTTCGTAAAGGCAAGGGGTTCCTTTGCTCATATTTTGAGTCAGTGATTGATTAAAACAGTGTCTTGAAATGAGCCCTTTTAttcaattaaaaattttcaCTAAAGTCTTTAAATTCTCAATAGTTTGCATGAAGGTTGACAGATATGAGCATCTCTATTtcttattcacattttttttcagaacaactGGACCGTATTGAGGAGGGCATGGATCAGATTAACCAGGACATGCGAGATGCTGAAAAGAACCTGGAGGGCTTAGAGAAATGTTGTGGACTCTGTGTGCTTCCATGGAAAAGGTCTGTGTGCACACTGACTTCATTGACAGACTTTTCACAAGCATACAAAGTGATATTAGAAAGCCTTCAATGGGAAGATGGTTTAGAAGAGAATAAGCTTGTATTTGTCTTTGTGCATGAGATAAAgttatatatagataaataaatacgtGGAAGGTGTGGAGGTACTTGAGTGTACAGAGATGAAATCACACAATGTAAACATGCATAGTTGTACATATTCATTCTTGTTCAGTTTTTAACCCTCGCCCCTTCataacgtatatatatatatttcacattttagGTATAAATAAGGTCATAGctttttattgatatattaTTGAATGCGTAAAATtattaggttaaaaaaaatacttcaattATGAATGGACTGAATCAGGTCAAAGAACTTTGAGAAGGGTGCCGACTACAACAAAACGTGGAAGGCATCAGAAGATGGAAAGGTCAATACAAATGGCCCTCGTATTGTGGTTGATGACCGCAATGGAGCAGGACCTGCAGGGGGTTACATTACACGGTtggtctttatattttttgtgtgtgcagctcttataatacatttttactttgtttctttaaaattctttgtattttattgaaaaatgtgagaaaatgatATATATGATACCTGATGATcactttttaaaagctaaaagcTGAATCAGTTAGTTTAGCATAAAGATTGTAACATTTAATAAGCACGCAAAgcattttatgatttttgtaaTTATGCTAATAGTCTGGTATGGTCCATTATTATTTGCAGCAGTTACTCTTCAATAGTTTAGAGTTTCTTGACCATCTACTTAATACATGGTTTTTTCAATTAActttaccattattattattacttgctCTATAACTAAATAAATCATTGGCCTGGTCAGCAAGGTTAGCAGTCCTAACCACTGTTGGCCCCCACCAAACTTGTTTGTGCAACTCCAACATTATTGACACAACCATTATGCATCTCCTTCCTGTCACGAAGGGAGTTGCTTGTCTTCTAGTGGCTACATGCATGCAACACTTGTGGAGATTTGTTCTCTAATGAGGATGATGAGGGAATTTCTTTACAGCTGTTGTTTGGTGAAACTGACTGTTGTCTGGTCATTTTGTAggcacaaaactttttttccccattgACTGTTGATAATGTTTTCGCATGTCCTGCTCTCAACCATTCTCCCTTGAAGTGGGCAACAGAAAAGTCCATTTTTCTGCTGGCCTTAGCTAGCAGTGAGGGTGTTGGAATTACATGCCGTCGTGGCTGAGAATAAACAGCATGTTGTGAACCCTCAGTTATTATATTGGTCTGGCCCCTGCTTTCTTCCAGATGTGGAATGGATGCTTATATCCATCCTCCTCTTCAGCCAGACTTTAGGCACATCTCTTCATAGACCTTGCCCTTATGAATTGTCTGTCattaaagatgtttgtaaacaggtgtcacctTCAGCAGCTCACCAGGCCATTAACCTTGCTGACTTGGAAATGGTTTGTTTTGGGTGAAGAACAACTGTAGCCCATAGgcatgtgaaaaataatttacaagaaaGATTTCATTTTGTGAATATACACATAGCTGAACTGTAAAGAgctaaaatgtttcctttatttGGCTGCATTCTGGAAATTCGCAACTATTCTAAAGCTTTCTTGGAAGCAAATTTACACATTGtagattttattaaattttaattaatctgCGTGCAACTTTGTGTGCTTGCAGAGTATTGAACGATGCCCGAGAAGATGAGATGGAACAGAACATGTGTGAAGTATCAGGCATGATTGGAAATCTGCGAAATATGGCTGTTGACATGGGCAATGAAATTGAATCACAGAATCGACAGATTGACCGTATTAACCAGAAGGTAGTCTCTTTGCTAAGCAAGCGTCTTACACAATGTACAACAGAGCAGCATTTGTACCTAATAATATGGGTTCTTAGTGAAAATTTAATTGCCTTTAAGGCATGTATATTGCCCATAATTTCAGTTAATTTCTTTCtgtacacattaaaaaaaaaggtaatttccttttattttaatttttttgtgtgtatggggATGTTTCCTTCTGTTGTCCCCTATTTCATCATGATGGTTGTCTGCATATCCAGCCTCTTCCCATCCTTCTGTCTGGTGCAACTTGTTATTTCATCACTGGATACACGGAAAATTCCAACTTCATTCTTGCTGCTCCGGCCATAAAATATTCTTGGATCTGGCATTTGCATCATTGCTTCAAGCAATCAGCATTTTCCACCTGTCATATTCTACTGCTTTCTGCTGCATGCAGACGCTCTGCTGACCTATTGGTTTTGCACCAAATTGACTTGTGCCGCTAAGAAGTACAGTCTACTATTTCCCAAGCTACTGTATCATGCCTCTGCTGACTGTGCTCACTAAACTCAAATCAAATGCTTGACTTTGCCCAGAACATACTTCTACCTGTCCCATAACCAGAACTTCTGTGCTGTTTGTGTGAGAGCAGAAACTGACTACCCTATGTGCATTTACCTGACCAGTCACATTGTGCTGACTGCAAAAATCCTTTTTCGCTTCAGCTGCTAACCTGCAGATGGGTTTTGCTCCCcgcttttctgcttttattgtttgttaaatatttgttgtaggTGATGCTTTGATGTGTCAAGTTTACATTAAACTGGCAGTTGACTGCTTCTTCCCAGTCCTCGTTTTTCAGAAGAACAGCTTATTTCATAAGAATTTTGGTGGTCATTCAAGAAGCTGACTGCAATAAACAATTCAGTATTTACTATGAGAGCATGTCTGTTGGCTTCATCTATTTTGATCAGTTTGTAGGGGTTTGGAGAAGGTCTTTACAAAGGAGTACACATTTATGGGACATCCAGCAGACAGTATGTTCTGGTCTTCAGCTCTGTCTTACAATTCCTTCCTTCAGACATTCATTAAATGATTCAGGCTATTGAAAGGGGTCTGAAAATATGTCAGTGTTTTAGATGACATGCTAGAAATGTAATGCTCTGGAATAGCATGAATCCCATCTGGAAAGTGAGGGGTGTGTGTtgcaagataattttttaactCTGTATTTGCACAGCAGTGTTAATTGAGCACTTAAAGACAtgagtaataaaatatttgtcatttgtactcatgtctggttttgttttgacGTTTTTTGATCCAGggggatatttttttaatggattagAGCATTTACAAAAAGTTCAGAAGTACTTCTGAGATCAGTTGAGTTTAGATAGATATTAGAGGAATTTATTTATCCTTTCCCCACACCATTCCTCTgcactttaaaattttaaagattttatattaGCATTATCTTAAtgccacttttttaaaactgagagagcaaaagaaaagataGCAACAAATCAATCCTTCATGACCAGCTTGTTTCTTATATTCTACCATTTCCATAAAGccaaaaaagattttctcaGAAAGCATCAAGCTTGCTGGGAAAGGAACTcatagaaagaataaaaatgaccaaaaaCTTTCTCACTTGTTGTGTATACCATTTGTTTAGTAGTAAGCCCCAATTAGTAACTCCAGTGTATAGTTTCAAGAGgcttattttattaacaattaaTCTTGGACACAAGCAAACTGAAGAATAGCTGCAAATACTTTGTATGTGTGGTGCTACAGATAATTTTTCTTTCGTGATGATTGAGGACAACAAAGTTGCATTGAGAAATGTAGACACTGCTAGAATAATCAGTTTTATGCCAAGAATAAGAACTATTAAAGCTTGTTAGCACCACATGCTTAAGGCAATCTGTGTGTTTTAAGAGTAATTTTAGGGTTGCTTTTACCATGGTCATAAGGACAGCGGACTGTTCAGTTTTTGCAGTGGGAATTTTCCTTATAAATTTACAACTGTTTTGGGCATTATGCAGAGGGGATTGCATGTTGTTGGAGCGTGCTGTTTTGTCCTTAACCTGTCTTGCTTATCATGCTTTCTCTACAAGTCTTTAACTATTCTCCTTGCAGggaatgtcaaatgaaacacgCATTACGGAAGCCAATAAACGTGCTACAAAAATTCTTAAAGAGAATTAGCTGCAGTGGAGTGCAGCTCAGATCAGTGCTGTAGTTAAAAATCAGCACCAATATGCTGGGACATCCTTTGGTAGTGTCAAGACTGACTTTAAAGACTTGGTCCCATTGTGGGAACATGAGACCAGAATCTGTTCACAGAGTAGTCCAGTCTTTAGACTGGGCATATGTTCTCTTTGTAGTTTCTGTAGTTGAAGaagctttttttcccccctctctcctGTATAGctcatttgtctttttaaagtttgtgcAATATTGCCTTTGGTTGCTTTTGCCTTTTTCATCCTCTAATCATATTTTCTCAGCTTGTAGATATCACTACTCTTTGCCACTTTTCCATCCTACTCATCTTCATTATCGCCACCGTCACTTACTTGAATAGGTCTTCcttaattttgtaaagaaactttcaTTGACATATTGTGTTTCAACCCAGGTGATCATGTTTTTCCTAAAAAGACATTCcataaaacatttcaagcttaattgtttttaaaagattcGCTACCTGCCatgcgtttttttttctttttggcacaTTTGATGGAGTTTCTTCCAGGCACAGCATCAGCAATGTATTTTAGTACAGCAGTTTCAAAACAGATGCATCTTAACAGACTTTacttttatatacttttataattttGGTGAGA from Pomacea canaliculata isolate SZHN2017 linkage group LG8, ASM307304v1, whole genome shotgun sequence encodes the following:
- the LOC112570518 gene encoding synaptosomal-associated protein 25-like isoform X1 gives rise to the protein MSEPSDQTTVLGVEDAEREALMKNIEDSTNESLESTRRMLALCEESQDVGVKTLSVLDQQGEQLDRIEEGMDQINQDMRDAEKNLEGLEKCCGLCVLPWKRSKNFEKGADYNKTWKASEDGKVNTNGPRIVVDDRNGAGPAGGYITRVLNDAREDEMEQNMCEVSGMIGNLRNMAVDMGNEIESQNRQIDRINQKGESLNSRVDNANKRANQILRNQ
- the LOC112570518 gene encoding synaptosomal-associated protein 25-like isoform X5 codes for the protein MADLSDHEMRSELQELQMQANLVTDESLESTRRMLALCEESQDVGVKTLSVLDQQGEQLDRIEEGMDQINQDMRDAEKNLEGLEKCCGLCVLPWKRSKNFEKGADYNKTWKASEDGKVNTNGPRIVVDDRNGAGPAGGYITRVLNDAREDEMEQNMCEVSGMIGNLRNMAVDMGNEIESQNRQIDRINQKGESLNSRVDNANKRANQILRNQ
- the LOC112570518 gene encoding synaptosomal-associated protein 25-like isoform X7; translation: MNKESQDVGVKTLSVLDQQGEQLDRIEEGMDQINQDMRDAEKNLEGLEKCCGLCVLPWKRSKNFEKGADYNKTWKASEDGKVNTNGPRIVVDDRNGAGPAGGYITRVLNDAREDEMEQNMCEVSGMIGNLRNMAVDMGNEIESQNRQIDRINQKGESLNSRVDNANKRANQILRNQ
- the LOC112570518 gene encoding synaptosomal-associated protein 25-like isoform X3 encodes the protein MSEPSDQTTVLGVEDAEREALMKNIEDSTNESLESTRRMLALCEESQDVGVKTLSVLDQQGEQLDRIEEGMDQINQDMRDAEKNLEGLEKCCGLCVLPWKRSKNFEKGADYNKTWKASEDGKVNTNGPRIVVDDRNGAGPAGGYITRVLNDAREDEMEQNMCEVSGMIGNLRNMAVDMGNEIESQNRQIDRINQKGMSNETRITEANKRATKILKEN
- the LOC112570518 gene encoding synaptosomal-associated protein 25-like isoform X2 — its product is MSEPSDQTTVLGVEDAEREALMKNIEDSTNESLESTRRMLALCEESKEAGIKTLVMLDEQGEQLDRIEEGMDQINQDMRDAEKNLEGLEKCCGLCVLPWKRSKNFEKGADYNKTWKASEDGKVNTNGPRIVVDDRNGAGPAGGYITRVLNDAREDEMEQNMCEVSGMIGNLRNMAVDMGNEIESQNRQIDRINQKGESLNSRVDNANKRANQILRNQ
- the LOC112570518 gene encoding synaptosomal-associated protein 25-like isoform X4, which encodes MSEPSDQTTVLGVEDAEREALMKNIEDSTNESLESTRRMLALCEESKEAGIKTLVMLDEQGEQLDRIEEGMDQINQDMRDAEKNLEGLEKCCGLCVLPWKRSKNFEKGADYNKTWKASEDGKVNTNGPRIVVDDRNGAGPAGGYITRVLNDAREDEMEQNMCEVSGMIGNLRNMAVDMGNEIESQNRQIDRINQKGMSNETRITEANKRATKILKEN
- the LOC112570518 gene encoding synaptosomal-associated protein 25-like isoform X6, which produces MADLSDHEMRSELQELQMQANLVTDESLESTRRMLALCEESKEAGIKTLVMLDEQGEQLDRIEEGMDQINQDMRDAEKNLEGLEKCCGLCVLPWKRSKNFEKGADYNKTWKASEDGKVNTNGPRIVVDDRNGAGPAGGYITRVLNDAREDEMEQNMCEVSGMIGNLRNMAVDMGNEIESQNRQIDRINQKGESLNSRVDNANKRANQILRNQ